A genomic window from Euleptes europaea isolate rEulEur1 chromosome 9, rEulEur1.hap1, whole genome shotgun sequence includes:
- the DAPP1 gene encoding dual adapter for phosphotyrosine and 3-phosphotyrosine and 3-phosphoinositide, whose product MGIAELEGKGRMSYREDHHLGHGDVEEELQSLGWYHDNLTRHAAEALLLSNGSDGSYLLRKSHGKAHLFSLSVRAKDSVKHFHVEYNGSSFKFGFNEFSSLKDLINHFANQPLIGSETGTLIVLKHPYPKKVEEPSIYESVRVHTAMQTGKTEIDLVPNAPSLGTKEGYLTKQGRIVKNWKTRWFTLHRNELKYYKDQTSTEPIRALDLTECTAVQFDYSQDKVNCFCLVFPLRTYYLYAKTGVEADEWIKILQWKLSQVRKQARQRDSTLRP is encoded by the exons ATGGGCATAGCCGAGCTGGAAGGAAAAGGGAGGATGAGCTACCGGGAGGACCACCACTTGGGGCACGGTGATGTAGAAGAGGAGCTCCAGAGCCTCGG GTGGTATCATGACAATCTTACTCGGCACGCAGCGGAGGCTCTTCTTCTTTCCAATGGCAGCGATGGGAGTTACCTCTTACGGAAGAGCCATGGCAAGGCCCATTTGTTTTCTCTTTCAGTAAG AGCAAAAGATTCTGTCAAACATTTTCACGTGGAGTACAACGGATCGTCATTCAAATTTGGTTTTAATGAATTTTCAAGCTTGAAAGACTTGATTAACCATTTTGCCAATCAACCCTTAATTGGCAGTGAGACAG GTACTCTGATTGTACTGAAACATCCGTATCCTAAGAAAGTGGAAGAACCTTCTATTTATGAATCTGTGCGGGTTCACACAGCAATGCAGACAGGAAAAACAGAAATTGATCTTGTCCCCAATGCGCCATCG CTCGGTACAAAAGAAGGCTATCTGACCAAACAAGGCAGAATAGTTAAG AATTGGAAAACTAGGTGGTTTACACTGCACAGGAATGAGTTGAAATATTATAAAGACCAGACG TCCACAGAGCCAATCAGAGCACTAGACTTAACAGAATGTACAGCAGTGCAGTTTGACTATTCACAGGATaaagtcaattgtttttg tttGGTATTCCCACTGAGGACGTATTATCTCTATGCAAAGACAGGAGTAGAAGCAGATGAGTGGATTAAGATATTGCAGTGGAAACTG tcACAGGTAAGGAAACAAGCCCGCCAGCGCGACAGCACACTCAGGCCTTAG